In Dendropsophus ebraccatus isolate aDenEbr1 chromosome 14, aDenEbr1.pat, whole genome shotgun sequence, the following proteins share a genomic window:
- the LOC138772388 gene encoding protein kinase C delta type-like has product MSTAWRRLEDMASTGQDCEEKPRNEKRKRKEEREEKTQKRRRGAEESGLEDEEPAAPRPYPISRYNVHQVLGRGAFGKVVLASVPGRNIKMAVKIIDKKRNEEETIIRERQILLAAQDCPFICQLYAAQQSEERAYLIMEYLPGGSLEALVEMCGCLNIGNVRFYTAEMICGLQFLHGLNIVHEDLKPDNVMLDADGHIRIIDLGMAREGSNTAEDWWCLGFVMARMAGPQPQDDFSYFYFQKKTTDKPTPPTRADAEEKQLAQDLIWKLMCSDPEKRLDVARNIREHPFFSIIGWEELENRRVRPPWKPYEAELQTPHLQWPEDTEPLHPMPEYNYMSPCWARWMRRSRL; this is encoded by the exons ATGTCTACGGCCTGGAGAAGACTGGAAGACATGGCGTCCACTGGACAAGACTGCGAGGAGAAGCCGAGGAacgagaagaggaagaggaaggaggagagagaggagaagacccagaagaggaggagaggagccgaGGAGAGCGGATTGGAGGATGAGGAGCCTGCAGCACCCCGCCCCTACCCCATCAGCCGCTACAACGTCCACCAGGTCCTGGGTAGGGGCGCCTTCGGCAAA GTGGTCCTGGCATCGGTTCCTGGCCGGAACATCAAGATGGCCGTCAAGATCATCGACAAGAAGAGGAACGAGGAAGAAACCATCATCCGAGAGCGGCAGATACTCCTTGCGGCCCAAGACTGTCCATTCATCTGCCAACTCTATGCCGCACAGCAGTCTGAGGAGCGCGCCTATCTCATCATGGAGTATCTGCCCGGCGGCAGCCTGGAGGCTTTGGTCGAGATGTGCGGCTGCCTGAACATCGGCAATGTAAG ATTCTACACAGCAGAGATGATATGCGGCCTCCAATTCCTCCATGGACTCAACATCGTCCACGA AGACCTGAAGCCGGACAACGTTATGCTGGATGCAGATGGCCACATCCGAATCATCGACCTGGGCATGGCCAGAGAGGGATCCAACACAGCAGAAGACTGGTGGTGCCTGGGGTTTGTGATGGCCAGGATGGCAGGACCACAACCCCAGGATGACTTCAGCTATTTCTATTTCCAGAAAAAGACCACCGACAAGCCCACACCTCCAACTCGGGCCGACGCTGAAGAGAAACAACTGGCACAAGATCTCATCTGGAAGCTGATGTGTAGTGATCCCGAGAAGCGCCTGGATGTGGCCAGAAACATCAGAGAGCATCCCTTCTTTTCCATCATCGGCTGGGAGgaactggagaacaggagagtcCGACCACCATGGAAGCCGTACGAGGCAGAGCTGCAAACTCCCCATCTGCAGTGGCCAGAAGACACCGAGCCCCTTCACCCCATGCCTGAGTATAACTACATGTCACCATGCTGGGCCCG ATGGATGAGAAGATCTCGACTGTGA